A stretch of the Lactuca sativa cultivar Salinas chromosome 9, Lsat_Salinas_v11, whole genome shotgun sequence genome encodes the following:
- the LOC111885575 gene encoding caffeic acid 3-O-methyltransferase: MESLEEDYSMSTEEEGLLKVMQINGTIALPMVIKTVIELDLFEIMAKTPNGQFSSLDLASSLPTQAPETPGLIERLLRFLASQSILTSTLVTDESGNSKNLYGMTPLSNNYVRNQDGTSLASSILMIYDKIFVDCWYYLKDAVANGGIPFNKAHGVHAFEYPAKDNRFNQVFNKCMYDNTTIVMKMFLGKYKGFEGVKQLVDVGGGLGANLNIIVSKYPTIKGINFDLPHVIKDTHSSPGVDHVGGDMFESVPIGDVIFMKWILHDWGDNECITVLKNCWAALPEFGKVVAVETIIPDLENQPRDHATNIDVSKTVISSDMIMMIANPGGKERTLKEYNSLAKKAGFTSLKIVCRVSTFWIMEFYKNA; this comes from the exons ATGGAGTCACTAGAAGAAGATTACAGCATGTCAACTGAAGAGGAAGGGCTGCTAAAAGTGATGCAAATTAATGGGACAATAGCTCTTCCCATGGTCATCAAAACTGTCATTGAACTTGATCTGTTTGAGATCATGGCAAAGACTCCTAATGGCCAATTCTCTTCTCTTGATCTTGCTTCTAGTCTTCCTACACAAGCCCCAGAAACCCCTGGTTTAATTGAGCGACTCCTTCGATTTCTTGCTAGCCAATCCATTCTCACATCAACCCTTGTGACCGATGAAAGTGGGAATTCTAAGAATTTATATGGCATGACCCCACTGTCTAATAACTATGTTCGTAATCAAGACGGGACTTCTCTTGCTTCATCAATTCTCATGATCTATGATAAGATATTTGTCGATTGTTG GTATTACCTAAAAGATGCAGTCGCCAATGGAGGCATCCCATTTAATAAGGCCCATGGAGTTCATGCTTTTGAGTACCCTGCAAAAGACAACAGATTCAATCAAGTGTTCAACAAGTGCATGTATGACAACACAACAATAGTAATGAAGATGTTTCTTGGAAAGTATAAAGGATTTGAAGGCGTAAAACAATTAGTTGATGTGGGTGGTGGTTTAGGTGCTAACCTTAACATCATTGTCTCAAAGTACCCTACTATTAAGGGCATCAACTTTGATCTACCCCATGTCATCAAGGATACACATTCATCACCGG gtgtggatcATGTTGGAGGAGATATGTTCGAAAGTGTTCCTATAGGAGATGTAATATTCATGAAG TGGATACTTCATGATTGGGGCGACAACGAATGCATCACTGTTCTAAAAAACTGTTGGGCGGCATTGCCAGAGTTTGGTAAGGTCGTGGCGGTGGAAACGATCATCCCCGACCTTGAAAATCAACCACGTGATCATGCTACCAACATTGATGTTTCTAAGACTGTCATCAGTAGTGATATGATAATGATGATTGCTAATCCCGGTGGAAAAGAGCGGACGTTAAAAGAATATAATTCTTTAGCGAAAAAGGCGGGATTCACTTCTTTGAAAATTGTGTGTAGAGTTTCGACATTTTGGATCATGGAGTTCTATAAGAATGCTTAA